A section of the Thermoanaerobaculia bacterium genome encodes:
- a CDS encoding MFS transporter, protein MASRSSLLRSARGALAILTLINLFNYLDRYVVAALVESLRHSELHPSDLQLGSLVTAFVVVYMAASPVFGVLGDRRSRPPLLGVGIAVWSVATAAGGLARSFFALFSARAAVGVGEASYGAIAPALLADA, encoded by the coding sequence ATGGCCTCCCGATCGAGCCTCCTTCGCTCCGCCCGCGGCGCTCTCGCGATCCTGACGCTCATCAACCTGTTCAACTATCTCGATCGGTACGTCGTGGCGGCGCTCGTCGAGAGCCTCCGCCATTCCGAGCTCCATCCATCCGACCTCCAGCTGGGGTCCCTCGTCACGGCGTTCGTGGTCGTGTACATGGCCGCCTCGCCCGTCTTCGGCGTGCTCGGCGACCGCCGGTCCCGGCCGCCGCTCCTGGGAGTCGGAATCGCGGTCTGGAGCGTCGCGACGGCGGCGGGCGGCCTCGCGCGCAGCTTCTTCGCCCTCTTCTCGGCGCGCGCGGCCGTCGGCGTCGGCGAGGCGTCCTACGGCGCGATCGCGCCCGCCCTGCTCGCGGACGCTT
- a CDS encoding DUF2064 domain-containing protein — MSRRRALVVFTRSPEAEARAKGFSSASAAPLFRALLDSWVRLARETGTDLVLASPAACRRRLEGSGIAPEARFLTQRRAAFGERVAAIFRETFALGFESVVLVGADGPAIEPRDLRRAFAAAEAGEVALGPANDGGVYLIGMDGRDADLARCLRLRDPRALVSLLSAAADRRRGVVLFAPRREIDSTLDAVRVRGLAGVDPDWSDYRLLLELALRPACPARRLHRPAAPAPFSLGRAPRGPPAA, encoded by the coding sequence ATGAGCCGCCGCCGCGCCCTCGTCGTCTTCACCCGGAGCCCGGAGGCCGAGGCGCGCGCGAAGGGATTCTCGTCTGCTTCGGCGGCACCCCTCTTCCGCGCCCTTCTCGACTCCTGGGTCCGTCTCGCCCGCGAGACCGGCACGGACCTGGTCCTCGCGTCTCCCGCGGCGTGCCGCCGCCGGCTGGAAGGCTCCGGCATCGCTCCGGAGGCTCGCTTCCTCACGCAGCGCCGGGCCGCGTTCGGCGAACGGGTCGCGGCGATTTTCCGCGAGACCTTCGCCCTCGGATTCGAGTCGGTCGTGCTCGTCGGCGCGGACGGGCCGGCGATCGAACCGCGCGACCTCCGCCGCGCGTTCGCGGCGGCCGAGGCGGGCGAGGTCGCGCTCGGGCCCGCGAACGACGGGGGGGTCTATCTGATCGGGATGGATGGACGGGACGCGGATCTCGCCCGGTGTCTCCGGCTCCGGGACCCGCGGGCGCTCGTTTCCCTCCTTTCGGCGGCGGCGGACCGCCGCCGCGGCGTCGTCCTCTTCGCGCCGCGCCGGGAGATCGATTCGACTCTGGACGCGGTCCGCGTTCGCGGTCTCGCGGGCGTCGACCCCGACTGGTCGGACTATCGGCTTCTCCTCGAGCTGGCGCTTCGGCCGGCATGCCCCGCTCGGCGCCTCCATCGGCCGGCGGCGCCGGCGCCCTTCTCGCTCGGCCGCGCGCCGCGCGGACCACCCGCCGCCTGA